From the genome of Nevskiales bacterium, one region includes:
- the cyoE gene encoding heme o synthase translates to MSTTAAPVQRPWLQRLNDYYELCKPRVVMLIVFTAVVGMFLATPGMVPLDILFSGTLGIGLMAASAAAINQILDQQVDARMARTCGRPLPTGHLSLRESAACAAVLGAAGMAILYAWVNPLTAWLTLATLVGYAGVYTIYLKRATPQNIVIGGAAGAAPPVLGWAAVTGTIDPHALLLFLIIFVWTPPHFWALAIERHAEYAKVDIPMLPVTHGLEYTRLQVLLYTVLMVIVSLLPFVFGMSGLLYLVGAGLLGGVFLYYAWLLKAAPRPGLPMKTFGYSIVYLMGIFTLLLVDHYVPVVLAALPS, encoded by the coding sequence ATGAGCACTACGGCGGCACCGGTCCAGCGCCCCTGGCTGCAGCGGCTCAACGACTACTACGAGCTGTGCAAGCCGCGCGTGGTGATGCTGATCGTGTTCACCGCGGTGGTCGGCATGTTCCTGGCCACGCCCGGCATGGTGCCGCTGGATATCCTGTTCTCCGGCACGCTCGGCATCGGCCTGATGGCGGCCTCGGCGGCGGCCATCAACCAGATCCTCGACCAGCAGGTGGACGCGCGCATGGCGCGCACCTGCGGCCGCCCCTTGCCGACCGGGCACCTGTCCCTGCGCGAGTCCGCCGCCTGCGCCGCGGTGCTCGGCGCCGCCGGCATGGCGATCCTGTACGCCTGGGTCAACCCGCTCACCGCCTGGCTGACGCTGGCGACGCTGGTCGGCTATGCCGGCGTATACACGATCTACCTCAAGCGCGCCACGCCGCAGAACATCGTGATCGGGGGCGCCGCCGGCGCGGCGCCGCCGGTGCTGGGCTGGGCCGCGGTCACCGGCACGATCGATCCGCACGCGCTGCTGCTGTTCCTGATCATCTTCGTGTGGACGCCGCCGCATTTCTGGGCACTGGCGATCGAGCGCCATGCCGAGTACGCCAAGGTGGACATCCCGATGCTGCCGGTCACACACGGGCTCGAGTACACGCGCCTGCAGGTGCTGCTCTACACCGTGCTGATGGTGATCGTGAGCCTGCTGCCGTTCGTGTTCGGCATGAGCGGTCTGCTGTACCTGGTGGGCGCCGGCCTTCTCGGCGGCGTATTCCTGTACTACGCCTGGCTGCTCAAGGCGGCGCCACGCCCCGGCCTGCCGATGAAGACCTTCGGCTACTCCATCGTTTACCTGATGGGGATCTTCACGCTGCTGCTGGTGGACCACTACGTGCCGGTGGTCCTCGCCGCCCTGCCGTCCTGA